In a genomic window of Candidatus Sericytochromatia bacterium:
- a CDS encoding cyanophycinase, giving the protein MPKVKGRLILIGGEQRRTPPDAEVMARFAFYAGGVDARITILAGESLPRARGAVSYRRILQAWGARDVSVLVLKDRQQLEQAALRARVANSTGILLVGDDPHRLHALLSGSALESDLLQAYRAGASLAGVSGGAALLAARVMSPGNWVPPAPTAGAERNEDAHGLADVHPRAGLVKLDQGLGFLQRLVVDHHYCEKQRQGRLLAAVAAQPEFIGVGVDAGTALVIAPQRGIEVVGKGAVAIFDGGRANQTQVTTAADGQLLALCRVQFNLMPAGFAFAWKRGGGASLGQGARISDGMAELMAALATTR; this is encoded by the coding sequence TTGCCCAAGGTCAAAGGTCGGTTGATCCTCATCGGCGGGGAGCAGCGCAGAACCCCGCCCGACGCGGAGGTCATGGCGCGCTTCGCTTTCTACGCCGGAGGCGTGGATGCCCGCATCACGATCCTGGCGGGGGAGAGCCTGCCACGTGCCCGCGGGGCGGTCTCCTACCGCCGCATTCTGCAGGCCTGGGGTGCTCGGGATGTGTCGGTGCTGGTGCTCAAGGATCGGCAGCAGCTCGAGCAGGCGGCCCTGCGCGCCCGGGTGGCGAATAGCACGGGCATCTTGCTGGTGGGGGACGATCCGCATCGCCTGCACGCCCTGCTCAGCGGCAGCGCCCTGGAGTCAGACCTGCTGCAGGCCTATCGTGCGGGCGCCAGTCTGGCTGGCGTGAGCGGCGGGGCCGCGTTGCTGGCGGCCCGCGTGATGTCGCCAGGAAACTGGGTGCCGCCTGCCCCGACGGCCGGTGCTGAACGGAACGAAGATGCCCACGGACTGGCGGATGTCCATCCTCGGGCCGGCTTGGTGAAGCTCGATCAGGGGCTGGGATTCTTGCAGCGCCTGGTGGTGGACCACCACTATTGCGAAAAGCAGCGCCAGGGTCGTCTGCTGGCCGCCGTGGCCGCTCAGCCGGAGTTCATCGGGGTGGGGGTCGATGCTGGGACCGCGCTGGTGATCGCGCCCCAGCGTGGCATCGAAGTGGTCGGCAAGGGCGCGGTGGCCATCTTCGATGGGGGGCGTGCGAATCAAACCCAGGTGACGACGGCCGCGGATGGTCAGTTGCTGGCCTTGTGTCGTGTGCAGTTCAATCTGATGCCAGCGGGCTTCGCCTTCGCGTGGAAGCGGGGGGGGGGAGCCTCGTTGGGTCAGGGCGCTCGTATTTCCGACGGGATGGCCGAGCTCATGGCGGCCCTGGCCACCACGCGCTGA
- a CDS encoding IMP dehydrogenase, with the protein MNSPFALPLDEGLTFDDVLLVPGYADFLPESADMSTRLCRGIRLAVPLVSAAMDTVTESEMACAMASLGGLGIIHRNMTIERQAAEVAAVKAEAGAPNAAATRDAAGRLRVGAAVGAGDGPQGFRARAEALVAAGADVLCIDTAHGHSRNVVEALRALKAAYPQVPVIVGNIATPEAASLLIEAGADALKVGIGPGSICTTRVVAGVGVPQLSAIRAVVSVSRAADVPVIADGGIRYSGDITKAIASGADTVMIGSLFARTLESPGAQVNLNGRAFKVYRGMGSLGALQHEDNDRYGKQRSDGGVVPEGIEGMVPLAGSVHEVAFQLLGGLTKGMGYCGLASIPALQSGARFIRVTGASVRESHPHDVMITKEAPNYSRAPA; encoded by the coding sequence ATGAACTCGCCATTTGCGCTGCCCCTGGACGAAGGGCTGACCTTCGACGACGTCCTGCTGGTGCCCGGTTATGCCGATTTCTTGCCGGAATCCGCCGACATGAGCACACGCCTCTGCCGGGGAATTCGCCTGGCCGTGCCCCTCGTGTCGGCCGCCATGGACACGGTGACCGAATCGGAGATGGCCTGCGCCATGGCAAGCCTGGGGGGCCTCGGCATCATCCACCGCAACATGACGATCGAACGCCAGGCGGCTGAGGTGGCCGCGGTCAAGGCCGAGGCGGGCGCGCCGAACGCCGCCGCCACTCGCGATGCCGCGGGACGCCTGCGCGTCGGCGCGGCCGTGGGCGCGGGCGACGGACCACAAGGCTTCCGGGCCCGGGCGGAAGCCCTGGTGGCGGCCGGCGCGGACGTGCTGTGCATCGACACTGCCCACGGCCACAGTCGCAACGTCGTGGAGGCCTTGCGGGCGCTGAAGGCCGCCTACCCGCAGGTGCCCGTGATCGTGGGGAACATTGCCACACCGGAGGCGGCCAGCTTGCTGATCGAAGCAGGCGCGGACGCGCTCAAGGTGGGCATCGGGCCTGGCAGCATCTGCACCACACGCGTGGTGGCAGGGGTCGGCGTGCCGCAGTTGTCGGCCATCCGGGCGGTGGTGTCGGTCAGCCGGGCCGCCGACGTACCGGTGATCGCGGACGGCGGGATTCGTTACAGCGGGGACATCACCAAGGCGATCGCCAGTGGCGCCGACACGGTGATGATCGGCAGCCTGTTCGCCCGTACGCTGGAATCACCGGGCGCCCAGGTCAATCTGAACGGACGCGCCTTCAAGGTTTATCGCGGCATGGGCTCACTGGGCGCGCTGCAGCATGAAGACAACGATCGCTATGGCAAGCAGCGCAGCGACGGCGGGGTCGTGCCGGAAGGCATTGAAGGCATGGTGCCGCTCGCGGGCAGCGTCCACGAAGTGGCGTTTCAGTTGCTCGGAGGCCTGACCAAGGGAATGGGTTACTGTGGCCTGGCCAGCATTCCCGCCCTGCAATCGGGAGCCCGCTTCATCCGCGTCACGGGCGCCAGCGTGCGGGAAAGCCATCCCCACGACGTGATGATCACCAAGGAAGCCCCCAATTACAGTCGCGCCCCGGCCTGA
- a CDS encoding ankyrin repeat domain-containing protein has protein sequence MVQWPLRVMVLGAAWVWLAPPAWAYFPDDHVWDTHYQSGAEWRLTKARKPLPWISMSAWNRGLADYPMGAWIQPHTARPARLLPGGYMPLPDAWSQPRWEGMPLNVPWWQPTSALMSNQAYLQAVSDSSRNPFSNQRLNADLAAAAAHGDVNQVRALIANGADLNARDAEGYTALTWAAQFGRAPVVEYLLARHAQPNVVDRWGYTPLMWALQQGHTPTAALLLSRGANPSVSTAFGITPMVLATHVAGGVSRGVLEDALAGRAIRLEDYFRNGLTVVPAPQPVVAPPASYVPAAPPVAPGYAMPPGSAGATPPQAAPVAAVSPAWSPAAPPNPDVARRNDGVLEPEPLALGETQTFSARHAGVIEPLRAAAEMKWRSGQGRQPVRISEDEGWQRVGTIAGHFGTTYHALLLELHQGRAAAGAAEGAWDGDPELLLGKSLNGLFARAQRTRDLKATRDQFERLKEQVAVHTRFQPHLLALDETLRAMGR, from the coding sequence ATGGTTCAGTGGCCCCTTCGCGTGATGGTGCTCGGCGCAGCCTGGGTGTGGCTGGCGCCCCCGGCCTGGGCGTATTTCCCGGACGACCATGTGTGGGACACGCACTATCAGAGCGGCGCGGAATGGCGGTTGACCAAGGCCCGCAAGCCTTTGCCCTGGATCTCCATGTCCGCCTGGAATCGTGGCCTGGCGGACTATCCCATGGGCGCCTGGATTCAACCGCACACGGCGCGCCCTGCCCGACTGCTGCCTGGCGGCTACATGCCGCTGCCGGATGCCTGGAGCCAGCCGCGCTGGGAGGGGATGCCCCTGAATGTGCCCTGGTGGCAGCCCACATCCGCGCTGATGAGCAACCAGGCCTACCTTCAGGCCGTGTCCGACAGCAGCCGCAACCCTTTCTCCAACCAGCGGCTCAACGCAGATCTGGCTGCCGCCGCGGCGCACGGGGATGTCAACCAGGTTCGGGCCCTGATTGCCAATGGGGCTGACCTGAACGCGCGGGATGCCGAGGGCTACACCGCGTTGACCTGGGCCGCCCAGTTCGGGCGCGCGCCCGTTGTGGAATACCTGTTGGCCCGTCATGCCCAGCCCAACGTGGTGGACCGGTGGGGCTACACCCCGCTGATGTGGGCGTTGCAGCAGGGGCACACGCCCACCGCGGCCTTGCTGCTGTCCCGTGGGGCCAACCCCAGCGTCAGCACGGCCTTTGGCATCACGCCGATGGTGCTGGCCACGCACGTGGCGGGGGGCGTGTCGCGTGGCGTGCTGGAAGACGCCCTGGCCGGCCGGGCGATCCGGCTGGAAGATTATTTTCGGAATGGCCTGACGGTCGTGCCGGCGCCTCAACCTGTCGTGGCTCCGCCTGCCTCATACGTTCCCGCTGCGCCGCCAGTGGCACCTGGATATGCGATGCCGCCTGGGTCAGCGGGAGCGACCCCGCCCCAGGCAGCTCCTGTGGCCGCCGTGTCGCCGGCCTGGTCGCCGGCGGCCCCTCCTAACCCCGACGTGGCCCGTCGGAACGATGGCGTGCTGGAGCCAGAGCCGCTTGCCTTGGGGGAGACCCAAACCTTCTCGGCGCGTCACGCGGGCGTGATCGAACCCCTCAGGGCTGCCGCCGAGATGAAGTGGCGTAGCGGCCAAGGGCGTCAACCGGTGCGCATTTCTGAAGACGAGGGCTGGCAGCGCGTCGGCACGATCGCGGGACACTTCGGCACCACCTACCACGCCTTGCTGCTGGAATTGCATCAAGGCCGAGCCGCCGCCGGCGCCGCCGAGGGCGCCTGGGACGGGGACCCGGAACTGCTCCTGGGCAAGTCGCTGAACGGACTGTTTGCTCGGGCGCAGCGGACGCGTGATCTCAAGGCCACGCGAGACCAGTTCGAGCGTCTCAAGGAACAGGTGGCCGTCCATACGCGCTTTCAGCCCCACTTGCTGGCGCTGGATGAGACCCTGCGTGCCATGGGGCGTTGA
- a CDS encoding carbonic anhydrase, whose product MEKLIRGVHTFQQEVFSTQQDLFSRLARHQAPETLFITCADSRIVPNMLTMTDPGELFILRNAGNIVPPHGAARGGEGATVEYAVSALGVKDIIVCGHSQCGAMKGLLNPKSTESLPAVHDWLGHAAATRRIVEENYADVVDEEQRLKACIKENVLVQLENLRTLPSVAARLARGDLHLHAWVYEIETGQVFAYNPGDRLFHPLSLEVPTIREPRAAGRVI is encoded by the coding sequence ATGGAAAAATTGATTCGCGGTGTCCACACCTTTCAGCAAGAAGTGTTCAGCACCCAGCAGGATCTGTTCTCGCGCCTGGCCCGGCACCAGGCGCCCGAAACGTTGTTCATCACCTGTGCCGACTCCCGCATCGTGCCCAATATGCTCACCATGACGGACCCCGGCGAACTGTTCATCCTGCGCAACGCGGGCAACATCGTGCCCCCGCACGGGGCGGCGCGGGGCGGGGAGGGCGCGACGGTCGAGTATGCCGTGTCGGCACTCGGCGTCAAGGACATCATCGTCTGCGGGCACTCGCAGTGTGGGGCCATGAAGGGCCTGCTGAACCCGAAGTCGACCGAGAGCCTGCCGGCGGTTCACGACTGGCTGGGCCACGCCGCGGCGACGCGTCGCATCGTGGAGGAGAACTATGCCGACGTGGTGGACGAAGAACAGCGCCTGAAGGCCTGCATCAAGGAAAACGTGCTGGTCCAGCTGGAAAACCTGCGCACGCTGCCCTCGGTGGCCGCGCGGCTGGCCCGCGGTGATCTGCACCTGCACGCCTGGGTCTACGAGATCGAAACGGGGCAGGTCTTCGCCTACAACCCGGGCGATCGCCTGTTCCATCCGCTCTCGCTGGAGGTGCCCACCATTCGCGAGCCCCGCGCGGCTGGCCGTGTGATTTGA
- a CDS encoding family 1 glycosylhydrolase: MTSSSSIRWSINLNPLRLCPRQDIRELQRRQDDALALVERLGVQGLRVDVDWAWLMPTPEAVSEAALDWYRAFFQDAAARGLALYGVLYHPPRWAMAQAARQPERFVAAWEAFCRLLVARLPGALEVVQVWNEPNNYLAALKGDAVLFHGPRFGAWQWPREVAWDLLVAMFRVARQTFPDTAAVACNPLVTLLPFWPGGASWLDWFAFTDQLLTRAGDAIDMVALDHYPDTWHPGTGPIEWACLDEVARRVREPASAWYGKQIAIGELGYSSAPHAPRLGPWGFFPEGARGEARMADWYAAALPHVAESLGAEGLSQPSATWVNVYELLDSRQPHGGTGLLALEDHFGLVRADGTPKPAFEVVRAVTAGEPIASPSLCARAAPLYWQLGHWLAGRLPAARDHWVLPASPSGEAARS; the protein is encoded by the coding sequence GTGACCTCTTCTTCATCCATCCGCTGGTCCATCAATCTGAACCCGCTCCGCCTGTGTCCCCGTCAGGACATTCGCGAATTACAGCGCCGCCAGGACGATGCCCTGGCCCTGGTCGAACGCCTGGGGGTGCAGGGCCTGCGCGTCGACGTGGACTGGGCCTGGCTCATGCCGACGCCGGAGGCGGTTTCGGAAGCGGCGCTCGACTGGTACCGCGCCTTCTTTCAGGACGCGGCCGCACGGGGTCTGGCCCTCTATGGCGTGTTGTATCACCCGCCGCGCTGGGCCATGGCCCAAGCGGCGCGCCAGCCGGAGCGCTTCGTGGCGGCCTGGGAGGCCTTTTGTCGCCTGCTGGTCGCGCGCTTGCCGGGGGCCCTCGAGGTGGTTCAGGTCTGGAACGAGCCGAACAACTACCTGGCGGCTCTCAAGGGCGATGCCGTCCTGTTTCACGGCCCGCGGTTCGGCGCCTGGCAATGGCCGCGCGAGGTGGCCTGGGACCTGCTGGTGGCCATGTTTCGCGTGGCCCGGCAGACCTTTCCCGATACGGCGGCGGTGGCCTGTAATCCGCTGGTGACGCTGCTACCGTTCTGGCCAGGCGGAGCCTCCTGGTTGGACTGGTTCGCCTTCACCGATCAGCTGCTGACGCGCGCCGGCGATGCCATCGACATGGTGGCCCTCGATCACTATCCCGACACCTGGCATCCCGGCACCGGTCCGATCGAGTGGGCCTGCCTCGACGAGGTGGCCCGCCGGGTGCGGGAGCCGGCCAGCGCCTGGTACGGCAAGCAGATTGCCATTGGCGAACTGGGCTATTCCAGCGCGCCCCACGCGCCAAGGCTCGGCCCTTGGGGCTTCTTTCCGGAGGGGGCCCGCGGCGAGGCCCGCATGGCGGACTGGTACGCCGCCGCCCTGCCCCACGTGGCCGAGTCGTTGGGCGCTGAAGGGCTGAGCCAGCCTTCCGCGACGTGGGTCAATGTGTACGAATTGCTCGACTCGCGTCAGCCCCACGGCGGGACGGGGCTTCTGGCCCTCGAGGATCATTTTGGCCTCGTGCGGGCGGATGGCACGCCGAAGCCAGCCTTCGAGGTGGTGCGGGCCGTGACGGCAGGTGAGCCGATCGCCTCACCGAGCCTGTGTGCACGCGCGGCGCCCCTGTACTGGCAACTCGGGCACTGGCTGGCAGGTCGGCTGCCCGCGGCACGGGACCACTGGGTGCTGCCTGCTTCCCCCTCCGGCGAAGCCGCAAGGAGCTGA
- the guaA gene encoding glutamine-hydrolyzing GMP synthase encodes MTHERLAVLDFGSQYTPLIARRLRELGVLAEIFPADVSPERLVGAGLKGVILSGGPASVTEPDSPRPAEGLLAVDVPVLGVCYGMQLLNQLGGGRVVPGATREYGRAELTEASGPLFDGLSAHPTVWMSHGDRLDDLAPGWRVAARTNHGIVAAIAHETLPRHAVQFHPEVTHTPEGRQILSNFVFGVCGCRGDWSVQAYMEESIAEVRAQVGQAPVIVLVSGGVDSTVTAALLARALPPEQVFPIHIDSGLMRAGESEAVATFLREAGLVNLRVVHAQPRFLEALSGVADPEEKRRRIGDVFIEVQNAELAQLGFDAESAFLAQGTLYTDMIESGASGAHTATIKTHHNVGTPLVRAMREAGRLVEPCRGIFKDEVRALGLLLGLPRELVMRHPFPGPGLAIRVLGAITPERLAIVREADRIYLEEIRRAGLYDAIWQAFAALLPVHAVGVQGDGRTVGEVVALRAVDSVDGMTADFHPVPFEVLGRAASRIVNEIRGVTRVVFDVTSKPPATIEWE; translated from the coding sequence ATGACGCACGAACGCTTGGCTGTCCTCGATTTCGGCAGCCAGTACACGCCCCTGATCGCCCGTCGCCTGCGGGAGCTGGGGGTCCTGGCCGAGATCTTTCCAGCCGACGTGTCGCCCGAGCGTCTGGTCGGTGCTGGTTTGAAGGGCGTGATTCTCTCCGGAGGCCCTGCCAGCGTCACCGAGCCGGACTCGCCGCGTCCGGCGGAGGGCCTGCTGGCCGTGGACGTTCCGGTGCTCGGCGTGTGTTACGGCATGCAGTTGCTCAACCAGCTCGGCGGAGGCCGCGTGGTGCCTGGCGCCACGCGCGAGTATGGCCGCGCCGAACTGACGGAGGCCAGCGGCCCGTTGTTTGATGGCCTGTCGGCTCACCCGACAGTCTGGATGAGCCACGGCGATCGCCTGGACGACCTGGCCCCTGGCTGGCGCGTGGCTGCCCGCACCAACCACGGGATCGTGGCGGCGATCGCCCACGAAACACTGCCGCGCCACGCCGTGCAATTCCATCCTGAGGTCACGCACACGCCGGAAGGGCGTCAGATCCTGTCGAACTTCGTCTTCGGGGTGTGCGGCTGCCGCGGAGACTGGAGTGTGCAAGCGTATATGGAGGAGAGCATCGCGGAGGTGCGCGCCCAGGTCGGCCAGGCTCCCGTGATCGTGCTGGTCTCGGGCGGCGTCGACTCCACCGTGACGGCCGCCCTGCTGGCCCGGGCCCTGCCTCCGGAACAGGTCTTTCCGATTCACATCGACTCAGGCCTGATGCGGGCCGGCGAGAGTGAGGCGGTGGCTACCTTCCTGCGCGAAGCGGGCCTGGTGAACCTGCGCGTGGTCCACGCCCAGCCACGCTTCCTGGAGGCCCTTTCGGGCGTTGCGGACCCTGAGGAGAAGCGGCGGCGCATCGGGGACGTGTTCATCGAGGTCCAGAACGCCGAACTGGCGCAACTGGGCTTCGATGCGGAATCCGCCTTCCTGGCGCAAGGCACGCTCTACACGGACATGATCGAATCAGGCGCTTCCGGTGCCCATACCGCCACCATCAAGACCCACCACAACGTGGGCACGCCGCTGGTTCGCGCCATGCGGGAAGCCGGCCGTCTGGTGGAACCCTGTCGGGGCATCTTCAAGGACGAGGTGCGGGCGCTGGGCCTGCTACTGGGGCTCCCGCGCGAACTGGTCATGCGCCATCCCTTTCCGGGGCCGGGCCTGGCCATCCGGGTGCTCGGGGCGATCACGCCGGAACGACTGGCGATCGTCCGGGAAGCAGACCGCATCTATCTCGAAGAGATCCGGCGAGCCGGTCTTTACGACGCCATCTGGCAGGCCTTCGCCGCGCTGCTGCCGGTCCACGCGGTGGGCGTGCAGGGCGATGGGCGCACGGTGGGCGAGGTGGTGGCCCTGCGGGCGGTGGACTCCGTCGACGGGATGACGGCAGACTTCCATCCGGTGCCCTTCGAGGTGCTGGGGCGCGCCGCCTCGCGCATCGTGAATGAGATCCGCGGCGTGACCCGGGTGGTCTTCGATGTGACCAGCAAGCCGCCCGCCACGATCGAGTGGGAATGA
- a CDS encoding metalloregulator ArsR/SmtB family transcription factor gives MPARRFVAKEVSTLLGVLAHPARLLIIEELGLQECDVKGLAEILQLPSSGVSQHLALLRAHRLVAERRDGRRVLYRLQRPELASWLTDGLEFLAESDEDHGVRRQLVDAARAHWQGVATDG, from the coding sequence ATGCCCGCCAGACGATTCGTCGCCAAGGAAGTCAGCACCCTGCTGGGCGTGCTCGCGCACCCGGCGCGACTGCTGATCATTGAAGAGCTGGGCTTACAGGAATGCGACGTGAAAGGGCTGGCAGAGATTCTGCAGCTGCCATCATCGGGTGTGAGCCAGCACCTGGCCCTGTTGCGCGCCCATCGTCTGGTCGCGGAGCGTCGAGACGGCCGCCGCGTCCTCTATCGCCTGCAACGTCCGGAACTCGCCAGCTGGCTGACGGATGGCCTGGAGTTCCTGGCCGAATCGGATGAGGACCACGGAGTGAGGCGCCAGCTGGTCGACGCCGCTCGGGCCCACTGGCAAGGGGTGGCCACCGATGGCTGA
- the dacB gene encoding D-alanyl-D-alanine carboxypeptidase/D-alanyl-D-alanine-endopeptidase, translated as MWRPWTLIAGVAIACLPPLSSPAWSQTSGPEARELAQRLERLIARSAPPEAHVGVSIRRLGSGQVIYEREAQKLFTPASVQKIATAGAALSLLGLNRRFVTRLQTPAPLERGVLQGDVFLRGEGDPMLEPQDLSRLAAQLSAAGVKEIDGDVVGDASVFAPESRGPAGWSWDDLENGYAATVSGLSLHRNALDVLVTPGGRVGEGVRLRLMPRSTYMQVLNRATTLPAGEQGMLGIELQPGAPTAWGEILMVRGGLPAGTQEERNQLAVQEPARLATHVFREALIQQGVRVRGQAKLGTTPPGSRTLGSVESPPLADITSEMLRTSDNLLAETLLLQLGAKVRGTPGTWDKGLAELRAYLDQVGWQANSYRIADGSGLSRYNAWSPAHLARLLNHLPTQRQSYPAVLVGLPISGINGTLAQRLNQPALRGRLRAKTGTMSGVSSLAGYLEARDGQQVVLAIMTNGFVGSPSKLRELQDQIVATVADPDTPEAP; from the coding sequence ATGTGGCGCCCTTGGACCCTGATCGCAGGTGTGGCGATCGCCTGTTTGCCCCCGCTCAGCTCGCCGGCCTGGAGTCAGACGTCAGGGCCGGAGGCGCGTGAGCTGGCCCAGCGTCTGGAGCGCCTGATCGCCCGTTCTGCCCCACCCGAGGCGCACGTGGGCGTGAGCATTCGACGCCTGGGCAGCGGTCAGGTGATCTACGAACGCGAGGCGCAAAAGCTCTTCACGCCCGCCTCCGTGCAAAAAATTGCCACGGCCGGTGCGGCCCTCAGCTTGCTGGGGCTCAATCGCCGCTTCGTGACCCGCCTGCAGACGCCTGCCCCGCTCGAGCGAGGGGTATTGCAAGGGGATGTGTTCCTGCGTGGCGAAGGGGACCCGATGCTGGAACCCCAGGATCTGAGCCGTCTGGCCGCTCAGCTCAGTGCCGCCGGCGTCAAGGAGATCGACGGCGATGTGGTGGGAGACGCCAGCGTGTTCGCGCCGGAAAGCCGCGGTCCCGCCGGCTGGTCCTGGGACGACCTCGAAAATGGCTACGCCGCGACCGTGAGCGGTTTATCGCTGCACCGCAACGCGCTGGACGTGCTGGTCACCCCCGGCGGACGCGTCGGCGAGGGCGTGCGCTTGCGGCTGATGCCGCGCAGCACTTACATGCAGGTCCTCAATCGCGCCACCACCTTGCCGGCGGGCGAGCAGGGCATGCTGGGGATCGAATTGCAGCCGGGAGCGCCCACGGCCTGGGGCGAGATCTTGATGGTGCGAGGCGGCTTGCCGGCCGGCACCCAGGAGGAACGCAACCAGCTGGCCGTCCAGGAACCCGCCCGCCTCGCGACCCACGTCTTTCGCGAAGCCCTGATCCAGCAAGGGGTGAGGGTACGGGGCCAGGCCAAGCTGGGCACCACGCCGCCCGGCAGTCGGACCCTGGGCAGCGTGGAGTCGCCGCCCCTGGCCGACATCACCAGCGAGATGCTGCGCACCAGCGACAACCTGCTGGCCGAGACGCTCCTGCTGCAGCTGGGCGCCAAGGTCCGCGGCACGCCCGGCACCTGGGACAAGGGACTGGCTGAACTGCGCGCCTACCTGGACCAGGTCGGCTGGCAAGCCAATTCTTATCGGATCGCCGACGGATCGGGGCTGTCTCGCTACAATGCGTGGTCGCCCGCTCATCTGGCGCGTTTGCTGAACCATCTGCCGACCCAACGCCAGAGCTATCCCGCTGTCCTGGTCGGGCTGCCCATCTCCGGCATCAACGGCACCCTCGCGCAACGCCTGAACCAGCCGGCCCTGCGCGGACGCTTGCGCGCCAAAACCGGCACCATGAGCGGCGTATCCAGTTTGGCGGGCTACCTGGAAGCGCGCGACGGCCAGCAGGTGGTGCTGGCCATCATGACCAACGGGTTCGTGGGTTCTCCGAGCAAGCTGCGAGAACTCCAGGACCAGATCGTGGCCACCGTCGCCGATCCCGACACGCCGGAAGCTCCCTGA
- the lepB gene encoding signal peptidase I, with translation MPWGVDQAPRRVPAVAPPGEERARVRECIWLFLAGALLGYGCRAWLVDVRLVPTPSMRPTLEVGDRLVIDKFTPRWGGLAHGDIVVFAAPPEAHLAGEMVKRVVALPGERLALRQGRLWVDDRPVLLAASSGELPGQEPDWNALGMPGGTVPLDHLFVMGDDPRNSTDSRVFGPVPQARVTGLARVGVWPWHRVRLLH, from the coding sequence GTGCCATGGGGCGTTGACCAGGCACCGAGGCGCGTGCCCGCGGTGGCTCCGCCCGGCGAGGAGCGCGCCCGGGTGCGGGAATGCATCTGGCTGTTTCTGGCGGGTGCCTTGCTCGGTTACGGCTGTCGCGCCTGGCTGGTGGACGTGCGCCTCGTGCCGACCCCTTCGATGCGACCCACGTTGGAGGTGGGCGATCGCCTCGTGATCGACAAGTTCACGCCACGCTGGGGCGGCCTGGCGCACGGGGACATCGTGGTCTTTGCCGCGCCACCGGAAGCCCATCTCGCCGGCGAGATGGTGAAACGCGTCGTGGCCCTGCCTGGCGAGCGTTTGGCCCTGCGTCAGGGCCGTTTGTGGGTGGACGATCGGCCGGTTCTCCTCGCGGCCTCGTCCGGGGAACTGCCCGGCCAGGAGCCGGACTGGAATGCGCTGGGCATGCCGGGCGGGACCGTGCCGCTGGACCACCTGTTCGTGATGGGCGACGATCCACGCAACAGCACCGACAGTCGGGTGTTCGGTCCAGTTCCTCAGGCTCGTGTGACGGGATTGGCGCGGGTGGGGGTCTGGCCCTGGCACCGTGTACGCCTCTTGCATTGA